The sequence CATAAAATAAACAGACCTTCAAAAGATACACATATATCTATGATTATGTCTGGGTTACAAAAGTTATCTACTGTATTTAAAGGGAAAATTTATCTGGAGACTTTTATAATAGAAGGATTAAATGATGGAGAAAAACATATAAAAAAAATGGCAGAGTTTTTAAAAACTATAAAATTTACTAAAATACAGCTTAATTCATTAGCCAGAAGAGGAGCGGAAAGGTGGGTAAAACCTGCTTCTATTAAAACATTAAATAATGTAAAGAAGATATTTATGGAAAATGGAATTGAAAATGTGGAAATAGTAAAAGAACTTTCAGAAAGAAAAGAAAAAATTGAAATGGAAGAAGATTTAATAGAAAATATGAAGTCAATAAGAGAATATAGCGAAGAAGAAATGAAAAAAATTTTTAAGTCTAAAAGTAATAAAAAGTATTGAAAATATTAAGGTTGTAGCGGTCAATGAAAAAAAATGAAAAAAATAAGAAAAAAAAGTTTGACAAAATATGAAAAATATTGTAGTATAACAGATGTCCGAGAGAACAAAAGGACACCAAAACAATAATATGAAATGCCGCTTTAGCTCATCTGGTAGAGCAACTGACTTGTAATCAGTAGGTGATTGGTTCGATTCCGATAAGCGGCACCATATATGATGCCCCGTTCGTTCAGTGGTAAGGACATCAGATTTTCACTCTGGCAACAGGGGTTCGATTCCCCTACGGGGTACCACTACAACAACATAATAATTGGTGAGGTTCCCGAGTGGCCAAAGGGATCAGACTGTAAATCTGACGGCTCTGCCTTCGAAGGTTCGAATCCTTCCCTCACCACCATTATTACTACACTAAAATGCAGAGGCATGTTGTGTGGATTTTTTTTTAATTTTTTTTATGGAAAAGGGCAATATAAACTTAAAATAATAACTGATATATTTCGGAGGTAAGAAAAAAATGGCTAAAGCAAAATTCGAAAGAAGCAAACCCCATGTAAACATTGGAACAATTGGACACGTTGACCACGGAAAAACAACAACAACAGCAGCTATCT is a genomic window of Fusobacterium sp. containing:
- a CDS encoding radical SAM protein, giving the protein MYKHIFGPVPSRRLGISLGVDLVKPKSCNMNCVFCECGATPKLAEKRESFKDIKEVENEIKSVLKDVKPDYITFSGNGEPTLSKDLGEIINWIKDNTDANVCLITNSLLLNDDEVIKEVQRADLIIPTLNSVDDDIFHKINRPSKDTHISMIMSGLQKLSTVFKGKIYLETFIIEGLNDGEKHIKKMAEFLKTIKFTKIQLNSLARRGAERWVKPASIKTLNNVKKIFMENGIENVEIVKELSERKEKIEMEEDLIENMKSIREYSEEEMKKIFKSKSNKKY
- a CDS encoding GTP-binding protein; the encoded protein is MAKAKFERSKPHVNIGTIGHVDHGKTTTTAAI